One Plutella xylostella chromosome 31, ilPluXylo3.1, whole genome shotgun sequence genomic region harbors:
- the LOC105395455 gene encoding uncharacterized protein LOC105395455 isoform X2, whose amino-acid sequence MLLTIHNLPLNMRYGDIKDLLKDKCGLTDLILDKLTKDGDSKKVTVGVADDGDAAILVRKINGLYLGNLQLYVEDARKKPDSEQPFRTSSMMNTGNFLQPPQVRMPANNIQQQQQQTPYAEDIQTRFSSESQQRYPNNNQSNQKRFPNDNNYNQTHYNSDQKSGGSNFQNNYAATSATNMPMAAAAMYPAADQMSQLQGTAAMYAMQQQQMMANYQMMGYYMPQVPDQNYSAYAAGNQAVATNMPQDIPQNTDWPVQPSGNDWEEPPMETEPEYRGRNQSDRRPRPRRSRSPLQPQNDRFDFGNRYEPANDRGRDDRPVESGRPSRFHDKDADFGNAGGFDRNGRRDRSPPRKMSRFDRDNKTDFLLPPGHNSGPRPAFGGRNHRDEPPAQRGLGQEESFGPRGSRPSRFERSDDRAPKRRYDETRSGPRFDETRSGPRFDETRSGPRFDESRSGPRFDETRSGPRFDEARSGPRFDETRSGPRFDEARSGPRFDAPTREPYPKAFPEGRADRPDRNFTQKERGFKQTMPDRFEDSRGPRDPMSNPRPTVQLTPEQLAIKQQNRLNTYRGMATATILKEVLQGRRPLEVPEQRALKQAIRAKVDGINVPRKTPVPILKEEIIRLYRQRYSTAGDTKFFHAVMRDFKKDLESSLAEGEPVHDKSIEKPTGNGTRPPRQESRPEPNSIIKQKPVKGGKAKPSKSMKSVFKSSPDQDAKAMAVDQPALEETSRMTSKKTENEIPILNVECSWQYFDSKVKRSENDRAKPILCSNIPSDSKMANSLAGLSDDAAKTRIENSTDKAETTILKPDSKEATDAAIPRDCSWGLETTHKRLTPRGCRGKRKKKNPASKSGLTVEQTTLESDLEAILAGGYTFSYDDVKDVPYQLSIAVIVAPRREMTETQANDIKLALQRKVFEQVDTEDEGFVPLFRGIPQYSEGALKLWCVDYETLSWITEIIETVPSPIQGTRLNIVQQKDLLVKVGILVPDFSESNRLILQYFTRQNACYDIGSWKIWSREKHGNNTFLTLGIPKSELPKIMERERRIDFLLGSIYVRFFDKNGVLSRNIPEDVCWETTEAEKSVSIEECGSSEETDERTVAQKQLQKLEYSGQTVYTLEPHLEKALEEEIDILGEVVKENCEAPQDEADTVVYNHINDVALDDFKQTLSIDVKKRILNIKSGLTLRVFFNPRPPKRPVFDEHMKKYGVVSVKKSERGKFWLIALNSYANYDKLFALQTTTIEGSTVNFKPLHVGGPPPKLTRDQFKQIKKARVASKIHDYDEEKFVVLDQDFSTDVIESEEPVKTPTRAKEITQKSGVLNENDLNDLLNVNEEDLVDY is encoded by the exons ATGCTGCttacaatacataatttacCGCTTAAC ATGCGGTATGGTGACATCAAGGATCTGCTGAAGGACAAATGCGGCCTCACCGACCTCATTCTCGACAAGTTAACAAAAGATGGCGACTCAAAGAAAGTCACAGTTGGAGTGGCCGATGATGGTGATGCGGCTATTCTAGTGAGGAAAATTAACGGCCTGTATTTGGGCAACTTGCAGCTGTATGTGGAAGACGCTAGGAAGAAACCG GACTCCGAACAACCTTTCCGCACTAGTTCAATGATGAACACGGGAAATTTCCTGCAACCGCCCCAAGTACGAATGCCGGCTAACAAcatacaacaacaacaacaacagaCACCGTACGCCGAAGACATCCAGACGAGATTCTCCAGCGAAAGCCAACAGAGATATCCTAACAACAATCAAAGCAATCAAAAGAGATTCCCCAATGATAATAACTATAATCAAACGCATTATAACAGTGATCAGAAATCGGGAGGCTCAAATTTTCAGAACAACTATGCTGCCACGTCTGCCACTAATATGCCAATGGCTGCGGCAGCAATGTATCCAGCGGCTGATCAAATGAGCCAGCTTCAAGGCACGGCGGCCATGTACGCTATGCAACAACAGCAGATGATGGCCAACTATCAGATGATGGGGTATTACATGCCGCAGGTTCCg GACCAAAACTATAGCGCTTATGCTGCGGGTAACCAGGCTGTGGCTACGAATATGCCTCAAGACATTCCTCAGAACACTGACTGGCCAGTCCAACCTTCCGGAAACGACTGGGAAGAACCGCCAATGGAAACGGAACCGGAATACCGGGGAAGAAACCAGTCCGACCGCCGGCCGCGCCCACGTCGGTCTCGCTCGCCTCTACAGCCGCAAAACGATCGATTCGATTTCGGCAATCGATACGAGCCGGCGAACGACAGGGGACGGGACGACAGACCAGTCGAGTCTGGACGCCCATCTCGATTCCACGATAAGGACGCTGACTTTGGCAACGCTGGAGGTTTCGATAGAAACGGCCGTCGTGATAGGTCACCGCCCCGGAAAATGAGTCGCTTTGACCGCGACAATAAGACCGACTTCCTTCTGCCTCCCGGTCACAATTCCGGGCCAAGACCTGCCTTTGGTGGGAGGAATCATCGTGATGAGCCTCCCGCGCAGAGAGGTCTAGGTCAAGAGGAGTCTTTTGGACCTAGAGGGTCTAGACCTTCTAGGTTCGAGCGATCGGACGACAGGGCTCCAAAGCGTAGATACGATGAGACCCGTTCTGGGCCTAGATTCGACGAGACCCGTTCTGGACCTAGATTCGACGAAACCAGATCTGGACCTAGATTTGACGAATCCCGCTCTGGACCTAGATTTGACGAGACCAGATCAGGACCTAGATTTGACGAGGCCCGCTCTGGACCTAGATTCGACGAGACCAGATCTGGACCTAGATTCGACGAGGCCCGTTCTGGACCTAGATTTGACGCTCCGACCCGCGAACCGTACCCTAAAGCGTTCCCGGAAGGGCGCGCTGACCGACCGGACAGAAACTTCACGCAAAAAGAACGAGGATTCAAGCAAACCATGCCGGACAGGTTCGAAGATTCGAGGGGTCCCAGAGACCCAATGTCGAATCCGAGACCGACTGTCCAATTAACCCCGGAACAGTTGGCAATAAAGCAACAGAATCGATTGAACACCTACCGTGGAATGGCGACTGCGACCATTTTGAAGGAGGTCCTGCAAGGCAGACGCCCGTTAGAAGTGCCAGAGCAGAGGGCTTTGAAACAAGCGATTAGAGCTAAAGTGGACGGCATAAATGTGCCCAGAAAAACTCCTGTGCCGATCCTAAAGGAAGAGATAATACGTTTGTACCGTCAAAGGTACTCGACCGCTGGTGATACTAAGTTCTTCCATGCGGTCATGCGTGATTTCAAGAAAGACTTGGAGAGTTCTCTAGCAG AGGGGGAGCCAGTACATGACAAGAGTATAGAAAAACCCACTGGAAACGGTACAAGGCCTCCTAGACAAG AGTCGCGTCCCGAACCGAACTCCATCATAAAACAGAAGCCAGTGAAAGGTGGAAAAGCAAAACCgagtaaaa GTATGAAAAGCGTCTTCAAAA GTAGCCCGGACCAAGACGCAAAAGCTATGGCGGTCGACCAACCAGCTTTAGAAGAAACTTCTAGAATGACATCGAAGAAAACCGAAAACGAAATTCCGATACTAAATGTCGAATGCTCGTGGCAATATTTTGACAGCAAAGTGAAACGCAGCGAAAATGATCGCGCGAAACCCATTCTTTGCAGCAATATTCCATCTGATTCAAAGATGGCGAATTCTTTGGCCGGTTTAAGCGATGATGCAGCGAAAACGCGCATTGAAAACTCTACTGACAAAGCTGAAACgaccattttaaaacccgATTCTAAAGAGGCTACTGACGCTGCGATCCCGCGCGATTGTAGTTGGGGTTTAGAGACAACACATAAACGCTTAACGCCCAGAGGTTGTAGGGGTAAAAGGAAAAAGAAGAATCCTGCATCAAAATCTGGGCTTACAGTTGAGCAGACGACTCTAGAATCTGACCTTGAAGCTATTTTAGCCGGAGGATATACGTTTTCATACGATGATGTTAAAGACGTTCCTTACCAATTAAGTATAGCTGTAATCGTGGCTCCTAGGAGAGAAATGACAGAGACACAAGCGAATGACATAAAACTGGCATTGCAAAGGAAGGTTTTTGAGCAAGTAGATACGGAAGATGAAGGATTTGTGCCACTGTTTCGTGGTATACCCCAATACAGCGAAGGAGCCTTAAAATTGTGGTGTGTAGACTACGAAACGTTATCCTGGATTACGGAAATAATTGAAACTGTACCCTCTCCTATACAAGGGACAAGATTAAATATAGTTCAACAGAAAGATTTGCTGGTAAAAGTGGGTATTTTAGTCCCTGACTTTAGTGAGAGCAATCGGTTAATACTTCAATATTTTACTCGTCAAAATGCGTGCTACGATATAGGGTCATGGAAGATTTGGTCCAGAGAAAAGCATGGCAATAATACGTTTCTTACTCTAGGAATACCGAAATCAGAATTGCCAAAGATTATGGAGCGAGAGCGTAGAATAGACTTTCTGCTTGGGAGTATTTATGTTAGATTCTTTGATAAAAATGGCGTGTTGAGCAGAAATATACCTGAAGACGTATGTTGGGAGACAACCGAAGCTGAGAAATCAGTTTCTATAGAGGAATGCGGTTCTAGCGAAGAGACTGATGAAAGAACTGTTG CTCAAAAACAGCTTCAGAAGTTGGAATACAGCGGGCAGACTGTGTACACTCTAGAGCCACATTTGGAGAAAGCACTAGAAGAAGAAATAGATATTTTGGGTGAAGTG GTGAAAGAGAACTGCGAGGCTCCTCAAGACGAGGCCGACACCGTCGTCTACAACCACATCAATGATGTGGCCCTTGACGACTTTAAACAG ACGCTATCCATAGACGTAAAGAAGCGCATCCTCAACATCAAATCGGGTCTAACATTGCGAGTGTTCTTCAACCCGCGTCCGCCGAAACGACCCGTTTTCGACGAACACATGAAGAAATATGGCGTCGTTTCGGTGAAGAAGTCCGAAAGAGGGAAGTTCTGGCTGATCGCCCTCAATTCGTATGCGAATTATGACAAGTTGTTCGCTCTGCAGACCACTACTATAG
- the LOC105395455 gene encoding uncharacterized protein LOC105395455 isoform X1, giving the protein MLLTIHNLPLNMRYGDIKDLLKDKCGLTDLILDKLTKDGDSKKVTVGVADDGDAAILVRKINGLYLGNLQLYVEDARKKPDSEQPFRTSSMMNTGNFLQPPQVRMPANNIQQQQQQTPYAEDIQTRFSSESQQRYPNNNQSNQKRFPNDNNYNQTHYNSDQKSGGSNFQNNYAATSATNMPMAAAAMYPAADQMSQLQGTAAMYAMQQQQMMANYQMMGYYMPQVPVCSQDQNYSAYAAGNQAVATNMPQDIPQNTDWPVQPSGNDWEEPPMETEPEYRGRNQSDRRPRPRRSRSPLQPQNDRFDFGNRYEPANDRGRDDRPVESGRPSRFHDKDADFGNAGGFDRNGRRDRSPPRKMSRFDRDNKTDFLLPPGHNSGPRPAFGGRNHRDEPPAQRGLGQEESFGPRGSRPSRFERSDDRAPKRRYDETRSGPRFDETRSGPRFDETRSGPRFDESRSGPRFDETRSGPRFDEARSGPRFDETRSGPRFDEARSGPRFDAPTREPYPKAFPEGRADRPDRNFTQKERGFKQTMPDRFEDSRGPRDPMSNPRPTVQLTPEQLAIKQQNRLNTYRGMATATILKEVLQGRRPLEVPEQRALKQAIRAKVDGINVPRKTPVPILKEEIIRLYRQRYSTAGDTKFFHAVMRDFKKDLESSLAEGEPVHDKSIEKPTGNGTRPPRQESRPEPNSIIKQKPVKGGKAKPSKSMKSVFKSSPDQDAKAMAVDQPALEETSRMTSKKTENEIPILNVECSWQYFDSKVKRSENDRAKPILCSNIPSDSKMANSLAGLSDDAAKTRIENSTDKAETTILKPDSKEATDAAIPRDCSWGLETTHKRLTPRGCRGKRKKKNPASKSGLTVEQTTLESDLEAILAGGYTFSYDDVKDVPYQLSIAVIVAPRREMTETQANDIKLALQRKVFEQVDTEDEGFVPLFRGIPQYSEGALKLWCVDYETLSWITEIIETVPSPIQGTRLNIVQQKDLLVKVGILVPDFSESNRLILQYFTRQNACYDIGSWKIWSREKHGNNTFLTLGIPKSELPKIMERERRIDFLLGSIYVRFFDKNGVLSRNIPEDVCWETTEAEKSVSIEECGSSEETDERTVAQKQLQKLEYSGQTVYTLEPHLEKALEEEIDILGEVVKENCEAPQDEADTVVYNHINDVALDDFKQTLSIDVKKRILNIKSGLTLRVFFNPRPPKRPVFDEHMKKYGVVSVKKSERGKFWLIALNSYANYDKLFALQTTTIEGSTVNFKPLHVGGPPPKLTRDQFKQIKKARVASKIHDYDEEKFVVLDQDFSTDVIESEEPVKTPTRAKEITQKSGVLNENDLNDLLNVNEEDLVDY; this is encoded by the exons ATGCTGCttacaatacataatttacCGCTTAAC ATGCGGTATGGTGACATCAAGGATCTGCTGAAGGACAAATGCGGCCTCACCGACCTCATTCTCGACAAGTTAACAAAAGATGGCGACTCAAAGAAAGTCACAGTTGGAGTGGCCGATGATGGTGATGCGGCTATTCTAGTGAGGAAAATTAACGGCCTGTATTTGGGCAACTTGCAGCTGTATGTGGAAGACGCTAGGAAGAAACCG GACTCCGAACAACCTTTCCGCACTAGTTCAATGATGAACACGGGAAATTTCCTGCAACCGCCCCAAGTACGAATGCCGGCTAACAAcatacaacaacaacaacaacagaCACCGTACGCCGAAGACATCCAGACGAGATTCTCCAGCGAAAGCCAACAGAGATATCCTAACAACAATCAAAGCAATCAAAAGAGATTCCCCAATGATAATAACTATAATCAAACGCATTATAACAGTGATCAGAAATCGGGAGGCTCAAATTTTCAGAACAACTATGCTGCCACGTCTGCCACTAATATGCCAATGGCTGCGGCAGCAATGTATCCAGCGGCTGATCAAATGAGCCAGCTTCAAGGCACGGCGGCCATGTACGCTATGCAACAACAGCAGATGATGGCCAACTATCAGATGATGGGGTATTACATGCCGCAGGTTCCg GTTTGTTCACAGGACCAAAACTATAGCGCTTATGCTGCGGGTAACCAGGCTGTGGCTACGAATATGCCTCAAGACATTCCTCAGAACACTGACTGGCCAGTCCAACCTTCCGGAAACGACTGGGAAGAACCGCCAATGGAAACGGAACCGGAATACCGGGGAAGAAACCAGTCCGACCGCCGGCCGCGCCCACGTCGGTCTCGCTCGCCTCTACAGCCGCAAAACGATCGATTCGATTTCGGCAATCGATACGAGCCGGCGAACGACAGGGGACGGGACGACAGACCAGTCGAGTCTGGACGCCCATCTCGATTCCACGATAAGGACGCTGACTTTGGCAACGCTGGAGGTTTCGATAGAAACGGCCGTCGTGATAGGTCACCGCCCCGGAAAATGAGTCGCTTTGACCGCGACAATAAGACCGACTTCCTTCTGCCTCCCGGTCACAATTCCGGGCCAAGACCTGCCTTTGGTGGGAGGAATCATCGTGATGAGCCTCCCGCGCAGAGAGGTCTAGGTCAAGAGGAGTCTTTTGGACCTAGAGGGTCTAGACCTTCTAGGTTCGAGCGATCGGACGACAGGGCTCCAAAGCGTAGATACGATGAGACCCGTTCTGGGCCTAGATTCGACGAGACCCGTTCTGGACCTAGATTCGACGAAACCAGATCTGGACCTAGATTTGACGAATCCCGCTCTGGACCTAGATTTGACGAGACCAGATCAGGACCTAGATTTGACGAGGCCCGCTCTGGACCTAGATTCGACGAGACCAGATCTGGACCTAGATTCGACGAGGCCCGTTCTGGACCTAGATTTGACGCTCCGACCCGCGAACCGTACCCTAAAGCGTTCCCGGAAGGGCGCGCTGACCGACCGGACAGAAACTTCACGCAAAAAGAACGAGGATTCAAGCAAACCATGCCGGACAGGTTCGAAGATTCGAGGGGTCCCAGAGACCCAATGTCGAATCCGAGACCGACTGTCCAATTAACCCCGGAACAGTTGGCAATAAAGCAACAGAATCGATTGAACACCTACCGTGGAATGGCGACTGCGACCATTTTGAAGGAGGTCCTGCAAGGCAGACGCCCGTTAGAAGTGCCAGAGCAGAGGGCTTTGAAACAAGCGATTAGAGCTAAAGTGGACGGCATAAATGTGCCCAGAAAAACTCCTGTGCCGATCCTAAAGGAAGAGATAATACGTTTGTACCGTCAAAGGTACTCGACCGCTGGTGATACTAAGTTCTTCCATGCGGTCATGCGTGATTTCAAGAAAGACTTGGAGAGTTCTCTAGCAG AGGGGGAGCCAGTACATGACAAGAGTATAGAAAAACCCACTGGAAACGGTACAAGGCCTCCTAGACAAG AGTCGCGTCCCGAACCGAACTCCATCATAAAACAGAAGCCAGTGAAAGGTGGAAAAGCAAAACCgagtaaaa GTATGAAAAGCGTCTTCAAAA GTAGCCCGGACCAAGACGCAAAAGCTATGGCGGTCGACCAACCAGCTTTAGAAGAAACTTCTAGAATGACATCGAAGAAAACCGAAAACGAAATTCCGATACTAAATGTCGAATGCTCGTGGCAATATTTTGACAGCAAAGTGAAACGCAGCGAAAATGATCGCGCGAAACCCATTCTTTGCAGCAATATTCCATCTGATTCAAAGATGGCGAATTCTTTGGCCGGTTTAAGCGATGATGCAGCGAAAACGCGCATTGAAAACTCTACTGACAAAGCTGAAACgaccattttaaaacccgATTCTAAAGAGGCTACTGACGCTGCGATCCCGCGCGATTGTAGTTGGGGTTTAGAGACAACACATAAACGCTTAACGCCCAGAGGTTGTAGGGGTAAAAGGAAAAAGAAGAATCCTGCATCAAAATCTGGGCTTACAGTTGAGCAGACGACTCTAGAATCTGACCTTGAAGCTATTTTAGCCGGAGGATATACGTTTTCATACGATGATGTTAAAGACGTTCCTTACCAATTAAGTATAGCTGTAATCGTGGCTCCTAGGAGAGAAATGACAGAGACACAAGCGAATGACATAAAACTGGCATTGCAAAGGAAGGTTTTTGAGCAAGTAGATACGGAAGATGAAGGATTTGTGCCACTGTTTCGTGGTATACCCCAATACAGCGAAGGAGCCTTAAAATTGTGGTGTGTAGACTACGAAACGTTATCCTGGATTACGGAAATAATTGAAACTGTACCCTCTCCTATACAAGGGACAAGATTAAATATAGTTCAACAGAAAGATTTGCTGGTAAAAGTGGGTATTTTAGTCCCTGACTTTAGTGAGAGCAATCGGTTAATACTTCAATATTTTACTCGTCAAAATGCGTGCTACGATATAGGGTCATGGAAGATTTGGTCCAGAGAAAAGCATGGCAATAATACGTTTCTTACTCTAGGAATACCGAAATCAGAATTGCCAAAGATTATGGAGCGAGAGCGTAGAATAGACTTTCTGCTTGGGAGTATTTATGTTAGATTCTTTGATAAAAATGGCGTGTTGAGCAGAAATATACCTGAAGACGTATGTTGGGAGACAACCGAAGCTGAGAAATCAGTTTCTATAGAGGAATGCGGTTCTAGCGAAGAGACTGATGAAAGAACTGTTG CTCAAAAACAGCTTCAGAAGTTGGAATACAGCGGGCAGACTGTGTACACTCTAGAGCCACATTTGGAGAAAGCACTAGAAGAAGAAATAGATATTTTGGGTGAAGTG GTGAAAGAGAACTGCGAGGCTCCTCAAGACGAGGCCGACACCGTCGTCTACAACCACATCAATGATGTGGCCCTTGACGACTTTAAACAG ACGCTATCCATAGACGTAAAGAAGCGCATCCTCAACATCAAATCGGGTCTAACATTGCGAGTGTTCTTCAACCCGCGTCCGCCGAAACGACCCGTTTTCGACGAACACATGAAGAAATATGGCGTCGTTTCGGTGAAGAAGTCCGAAAGAGGGAAGTTCTGGCTGATCGCCCTCAATTCGTATGCGAATTATGACAAGTTGTTCGCTCTGCAGACCACTACTATAG